GTGGCTTTTAAGCATATCATTCTTTCTCAATTCTCGTTCAGTATCCCCTCCCCACCCAGTTGTATAAATGTGTACCAACGAAATACTGTTCGGGGGAATCATGCCATACACTGGCATCTCACTCTCTATGAAGGAGAAAGTGAGACTAGCCAACCTGTTCCACTCACTTATTCGAATCGATGGAAAGCGTTTTACCCAGGAAAGATCattataacagtaataataataacaatactgAAGAAAAAAGAGAGGCTATTGTCCAATATCAATGGTTCTTTGACCTCCGTGGCAGAACTTATCAATTCCCATTTTAAAACAGGATGCTGTTTCTCAACAGTAAATGAGAACATGTAATTGTATGTCAATACTTCTCTGTTTACTTCTGATATGCCATTGAGTCGCCCGCTGTGCCATTGTACGCTCCAATCAAAAGCCGGTACTTATCTGAACCACCAGCTACCTTGAAAATGGAATATTCAGCAAAACTAACATCTCCATCGAAGTCTTCCAGATCAACCCTCAGCGTCATGTTACCAGCAGCTGCAATGCGATGGAGATTGTCATTTCCAAGCCAAAATTCACCGATTAGATTCCCAAACCCAAACTTGTAGTCCGTCCATCCACGATAGAAATCTATTGAGCCATCCAGACGTCGCTGAAAAACGGTCCAACCGCCTCCATCAGTGGTCATGTCACAGCTGActgtgattggcttatttccATCAGGGTTAATGCGGTACACACCAGTGGAACTATTCCCACTTTGAAGAACTTGAAAGCAGCTTTTTGGCTCTAAAATGCAAAGGAGAAcaacaatgaaagacaaaatgagGGCGCGGACTTTTGTGAGGGTCCAACATAGGTTTGGCGGGATGAGGGATAAGAATTAAAATCGACACGAGATGTGTGATGACAGAGATTTTAAAGGCGGGATGCGGGATAAAAGCGCAAGGGCGATAGCAGAATAGGGCCCATTTTGAAGACGCGAACGAGGAGAGGACGGCTTCATGCGAGATAACAAGTGAGTCaaagaatttcaaaatttacaaagcAACACGTTTACTTCTGCTTAAGTAATCGTTGGTCTTTGTCCTCGAGAGGAAATCATTTACAGCAATGGAAAGCCATGGAAATACGCAGTTCGTTACTTGAAATATTGCAGTGCGCTGGAGCAACGTAGACTGTATCTGACGGGATCGCAACGATAGCGCTCTTTGGAGCGGGGCGGCGGGATGTGATCAGAACTAGTTGCAAGATGAGTGATTCAAAGAGCCTATACTTGACCCCCGATCTTATGTTCCAGTTAAGGCCAGAAGCCGCATTTATCACATGGACGGAGTAAGCTGTTCGAGTAAAACGAGAaatagaacaaacaaacaaacaaacaaaagaaaacaaaaattagggAACATGTGtactaaatgttttttttttttcggataaTGAAACACTTATTAGCAATCTCGTGTGAGATCACGTTGCTCATAATAATTTCACAACACACGAAAAAGGTCTGGTATGTTATGGTCTGGTATGTTGCAGAAGTATTGTTTTCACTCATTCTGCGCTGAATGTTGTAGTAATATCTTTTAAATACCCTAGTACGCCTTTTGTTTTTAAGTACTTACTATAAAAATAGACTTACCGCATGGGGTTCCTGTGTAGCCGAAGTTGCAATTGCATTTGAAGCTTTTCCCGTGACTGTCTGGGATGCAGATTCCCTTTTCTCCACAACGAAAGTTTTTTAATTCacaagcactctgttttcgtacacaataagaaaacgagaagaCAAAATGTGTCACAAATGACCTGAAAGATTCCTGCTATTAAACTGTGCAAATTCATGCTTCCAATAAAAGCAGGAAACGATCATCCTGCGAATACACAATAATAACAACCTCTTGAACTGTGGCATGATGCAAAGGAAAAAAGGTTATGCACTTGATGAAAGTCTTTATATTATTGAAATCACTAAAAAGTGGAAAAGTTGCCAGTTTTACAATGCGGTTAAAACATGGAAAGGAAAGCTATGTACATAAATAGAAATGTTAGGGAACCAAGGCAAACCCACCCCCTTTTTCCGAAAAAAAAGTAACcaattaaataactgaggaagACATTGATTTATCAAAAAGAGTTCTAAAAACGCTCAGTGGATACTTTTGGAAACATCCAGTTATGGTGGCCGTTACGCAAGCTTACTCGCTGTATTTGCTGTGGAAGAAGATCATATAGAACGTGCTCAGGATCTGACACGATGGTGTCTCAATATTTCTATCCCTAGGATACATAAGATCCGGCATTGTTGAAAGACTATCTGTATACTCATCATTAAAGGCTACCGCTACCCGGCGCTTTGTATGTTTTAGGGCAAGAAGAGTtgcaaggaagaagaaaaacaattaGAATTTCTTTCAACCTTTTTCGGTTAATTACCTCGATTTCCCTACAAAGCCATTTTTCATGTTGTGTAAGGTTTTCATGATTTGTAAATCGATCAGAGTCGCACAACTGGCAAGTAAAGTTGCCTTTTTCGTTACTTGTACCAAGATTGTGCGACAAATAACGGTTGTGTTTTAGGCACTGTATCTGACAGGGTGTTTCAGAATCCAATGCTGATTCTTGAAATACCTTGTCGAGCCTTTTTCCAAAAAG
This window of the Acropora muricata isolate sample 2 chromosome 14, ASM3666990v1, whole genome shotgun sequence genome carries:
- the LOC136898920 gene encoding microfibril-associated glycoprotein 4-like, coding for MRLCLLLFLSTVVCAVTRIVEPDFEGVNFAKALFGKRLDKVFQESALDSETPCQIQCLKHNRYLSHNLGTSNEKGNFTCQLCDSDRFTNHENLTQHEKWLCREIESACELKNFRCGEKGICIPDSHGKSFKCNCNFGYTGTPCEPKSCFQVLQSGNSSTGVYRINPDGNKPITVSCDMTTDGGGWTVFQRRLDGSIDFYRGWTDYKFGFGNLIGEFWLGNDNLHRIAAAGNMTLRVDLEDFDGDVSFAEYSIFKVAGGSDKYRLLIGAYNGTAGDSMAYQNGMRFSTKDQDNDLRSDSCAETFKGAWWYKTCHESNLNGQYLGGPHKTFADGINWLAFRGYYYSLKRSEMKLRPQQ